One part of the Ictidomys tridecemlineatus isolate mIctTri1 chromosome 13, mIctTri1.hap1, whole genome shotgun sequence genome encodes these proteins:
- the Mc2r gene encoding adrenocorticotropic hormone receptor — protein MKPLISAHGPANDSARNNSDCPHVVLPDEVFFTISVVGVLENLLVLLAVIRNKNLQSPMYLFICSLAVSDMLGSLYKILENILIMFRNTGYLEPRGTFETTADDIIDSLFVLSLLGSISSLSVIAADRYLTIFHALQYHSIMTMRRTVVILGVVWTFCTGSGITMVIFSHHVPTVLTFASLFPLMLVFILGLYVHMFLLARSHARKISRLPRTNMKGALTLTILLGVFIFCWAPFVLHILLMTFCPNNPYCACYMSLFQVNGMLIMCNAVIDPLIYAFRSPELRQAFKNMLFCSRCQWKC, from the coding sequence ATGAAGCCCCTCATCAGTGCACATGGACCCGCCAACGACAGCGCCAGGAACAACTCAGACTGTCCTCACGTGGTGCTGCCGGACGAGGTGTTCTTCACCATCTCCGTCGTGGGGGTCTTGGAGAACCTGCTGGTCCTTCTGGCCGTGATCAGGAATAAGAACCTCCAGTCCCCCATGTACCTCTTCATCTGCAGCTTGGCCGTTTCCGACATGCTGGGCAGCCTGTATAAGATCTTGGAGAACATCCTCATCATGTTCAGGAACACGGGGTACCTCGAGCCACGCGGCACTTTCGAAACCACCGCGGACGACATCATCGACTCCCTGTTCGTCCTCTCCCTGCTCGGCTCCATCTCCAGCCTGTCGGTCATCGCGGCCGACCGCTACCTCACCATCTTCCACGCCCTGCAGTACCACAGCATCATGACCATGCGCCGCACCGTGGTCATCCTGGGGGTCGTCTGGACCTTCTGCACGGGGAGCGGCATCACCATGGTCATCTTCTCCCATCACGTCCCCACGGTGCTCACCTTCGCCTCCCTGTTCCCCCTGATGCTGGTCTTCATCCTGGGCCTCTACGTGCACATGTTCCTGCTGGCCCGCTCCCATGCCAGGAAGATCTCCAGGCTTCCCAGGACCAACATGAAGGGGGCCCTCACGCTCACCATTCTGCTGGGAGTCTTCATCTTCTGTTGGGCACCCTTTGTCCTCCACATCCTCTTGATGACATTCTGCCCAAACAACCCCTACTGTGCCTGCTACATGTCTCTCTTCCAGGTGAACGGCATGCTGATCATGTGCAACGCGGTCATCGACCCCCTCATCTACGCCTTCCGGAGCCCAGAGCTCAGGCAGGCCTTCAAAAACATGCTCTTCTGCAGCAGGTGCCAGTGGAAGTGCTGA